Proteins encoded together in one bacterium window:
- a CDS encoding endonuclease III has translation MAVPLIDTIIEEYGKDPFLILIGCLLSLRAKDITTVHVCRALFAVAKTPQELCALDRAQLEKIVFKTGFYKNKAAVLQEVSKTLLENFEGKVPQTQEALRSIKGVGPKTANLVLGLAFDQPAICVDTHVHCISNRLGFISTTTVEETEVALQKILPQRYWTVWNKLLVMWGQNICVPLSPKCSQCAIKAECKRRGVTRSR, from the coding sequence TGGCCGTGCCGTTAATTGATACGATTATTGAAGAATATGGCAAAGATCCATTTCTGATTTTGATTGGCTGCTTGCTCAGCTTGCGTGCCAAAGATATAACAACGGTGCATGTGTGTCGGGCACTTTTTGCTGTCGCCAAAACGCCGCAAGAGCTGTGTGCGCTTGATCGTGCACAACTTGAAAAAATTGTTTTTAAGACTGGCTTTTATAAAAACAAGGCAGCAGTGTTGCAAGAAGTGAGTAAAACATTACTCGAAAATTTTGAGGGCAAGGTTCCCCAAACACAAGAAGCGTTGCGCTCAATTAAAGGAGTTGGCCCCAAAACGGCAAACTTGGTCTTGGGTCTTGCATTTGATCAACCAGCAATTTGTGTTGATACGCATGTGCATTGCATTTCAAATCGGCTTGGGTTTATTTCAACAACTACCGTTGAAGAAACGGAAGTTGCATTGCAAAAAATATTGCCGCAGCGATATTGGACGGTATGGAATAAATTATTAGTGATGTGGGGACAGAATATTTGTGTGCCGCTCAGCCCCAAGTGCAGTCAGTGTGCCATCAAGGCAGAATGTAAACGCCGCGGTGTAACGCGAAGTCGCTAA
- the mutS gene encoding DNA mismatch repair protein MutS codes for MMQDKITPLMQQYFAIKKDYEDALLFFQVGDFYELFFDDAIKASSFLAITLTKRGKNNGKDIPLCGVPVHALNHYLKKLIVGGFKVAICDQLTKPQPGTVVQRGITNVLTPGTLTDAAMLDEKSASYLMSFFPGEHAWGLVFSELLTAQLFATSVPAGAHKMIEAELIRFFPDEVILAQGSHAKPFNVYFKKLGYCASFAPYKIEEISNDIYAPLAGTAWLEQQFNHSVQQQLTERKELLHSLDVLYRYLNKNQSASLSQFKSINFYEPDDYVILDRATQKNLEIIENNQDGGRKNSLFAVMDHAKTAMGSRTLKKWLQRPLVQKEAIVQRQEVVVSLMSSVGTMQKAEYLLSQLADLERIIGRIALRKASLYDYLALQNSLSIAPDIKTLLKELNNSSLAHAIADKIYNFDDLVQLLAKSLHNDPTSKYTIKKGFDHQLDHFRYLIENGQQEILKLEQQEIARTGINSLKIRYNNITGYYLEITNPNLAQVPAEYIYQQKLVNRVRFSTPELKNLEQAINSAQSEIDVVEAEVYQRIKYEVEKYLTQLRQTAQALAYLDCLFGLASCAYQNHYIVPTFNDQHDIIINGGRHPVVETKREEAFVKNNTMLNAEQSLLIITGPNMGGKSTYLRQVALICIMAQCGSLVPADSASLPLLDRIFTRIGSGDNVAEGKSTFLVEMEETATICTQATKNSLVILDEVGRGTSTFDGIALAQAIIEHLVKNIGTKCLFATHYHELTALSEHFPMIKNYSMLCKKIGSQLHFLHKMEPGIAHSSFGLDVARLAQLPPSIIERASTIQRELSNHSHPTFNATQEQKNCSCPHTTRQPDKADHVVKKLQTINMNECTPKQAFDLLWELTRTL; via the coding sequence ATGATGCAAGATAAAATTACCCCATTAATGCAACAATACTTTGCAATCAAAAAAGACTATGAAGATGCCCTGCTGTTTTTTCAAGTTGGTGATTTTTATGAACTTTTTTTTGATGACGCTATCAAAGCCTCATCGTTTCTTGCCATTACACTGACCAAGCGCGGCAAGAACAATGGCAAAGACATTCCCTTGTGCGGCGTTCCTGTCCATGCGCTTAATCATTATCTTAAAAAATTAATTGTCGGCGGCTTCAAGGTTGCTATTTGTGATCAACTCACCAAACCACAACCCGGCACGGTTGTGCAGCGCGGCATCACCAACGTTTTAACACCCGGCACCCTGACTGATGCTGCCATGCTTGATGAAAAATCAGCATCGTATCTGATGTCATTTTTTCCTGGTGAACATGCGTGGGGCCTTGTATTTTCAGAGCTTTTAACCGCCCAGCTTTTTGCTACCAGCGTACCGGCAGGCGCTCATAAAATGATTGAAGCAGAACTTATCAGATTTTTTCCTGACGAAGTTATTTTAGCGCAAGGCAGCCACGCAAAACCTTTTAATGTGTATTTCAAAAAACTTGGCTACTGTGCCAGTTTTGCGCCTTACAAAATTGAAGAAATCAGCAACGATATCTACGCCCCCCTGGCAGGAACTGCCTGGCTTGAACAACAATTTAACCACAGCGTGCAACAACAATTAACAGAACGAAAAGAACTTCTTCATTCGTTGGATGTTTTATATCGCTATTTGAACAAAAACCAATCTGCATCACTCTCGCAATTCAAATCAATCAATTTTTACGAACCAGACGATTATGTTATTTTGGACCGCGCAACACAAAAAAATTTAGAAATTATAGAAAACAACCAAGATGGCGGACGTAAAAATTCACTCTTTGCCGTTATGGATCACGCAAAAACCGCCATGGGCTCACGTACACTTAAAAAATGGTTACAACGACCGCTGGTACAAAAAGAAGCTATTGTGCAACGACAAGAAGTTGTTGTCAGTTTGATGAGCAGCGTTGGCACCATGCAAAAAGCTGAATACCTTTTAAGTCAGCTCGCCGACCTTGAGCGAATTATCGGACGCATTGCGTTACGCAAAGCGTCGTTATACGATTATCTTGCGCTGCAAAATTCACTCAGCATTGCGCCAGACATTAAAACATTATTGAAGGAACTGAATAACAGCAGCCTTGCACACGCAATCGCTGACAAGATTTATAATTTTGACGACCTGGTGCAATTACTTGCCAAAAGCCTGCACAACGACCCAACGAGCAAGTACACGATCAAAAAAGGCTTTGATCACCAACTTGACCACTTTCGTTATTTGATTGAAAACGGGCAGCAAGAAATTCTTAAACTTGAGCAACAAGAAATTGCACGCACCGGCATTAACAGCTTAAAAATTCGCTACAACAACATAACCGGCTACTACCTTGAAATTACCAATCCGAATTTGGCGCAAGTTCCTGCCGAATATATTTATCAGCAAAAGTTGGTAAATCGGGTACGCTTCAGCACGCCCGAACTTAAAAATTTAGAACAGGCAATTAACAGCGCCCAAAGCGAAATCGATGTCGTTGAAGCTGAAGTTTACCAACGCATCAAATATGAAGTTGAAAAATATTTAACACAACTCCGCCAAACAGCACAAGCCCTTGCGTACTTGGACTGTCTTTTTGGCTTGGCATCATGCGCTTACCAAAATCATTACATTGTTCCAACATTTAATGATCAGCATGATATTATTATTAATGGCGGCAGGCACCCAGTTGTTGAAACTAAACGTGAAGAAGCATTTGTAAAAAATAATACTATGCTCAACGCTGAGCAATCGCTTTTAATCATTACCGGCCCCAACATGGGTGGTAAATCAACGTACTTGCGCCAAGTGGCACTCATTTGCATTATGGCACAATGCGGCAGCTTAGTGCCTGCAGACAGCGCCAGTCTCCCGCTACTCGATCGTATTTTTACACGCATCGGTTCTGGCGACAATGTGGCAGAAGGCAAAAGTACATTTCTGGTTGAAATGGAAGAAACGGCAACAATCTGCACGCAAGCAACAAAAAACAGTTTGGTCATTTTGGACGAAGTTGGACGCGGCACCAGCACGTTTGACGGGATTGCACTCGCGCAAGCAATCATTGAACATTTAGTAAAAAATATTGGCACCAAATGTTTGTTTGCAACACATTATCACGAACTCACTGCACTAAGCGAACATTTTCCAATGATAAAAAACTACAGCATGCTGTGCAAAAAAATTGGTTCGCAATTACATTTCCTCCACAAAATGGAACCCGGCATTGCACACAGCAGCTTTGGTTTAGATGTTGCACGGCTTGCACAACTACCACCATCAATTATTGAACGCGCGAGCACTATTCAGCGTGAACTAAGTAACCATTCCCACCCCACATTCAATGCGACACAAGAACAAAAAAATTGCAGCTGTCCGCATACAACGCGACAACCAGATAAAGCTGATCACGTCGTTAAAAAACTGCAAACAATTAATATGAACGAATGCACACCAAAACAAGCATTTGATTTATTGTGGGAATTAACGCGCACTCTTTAG
- the cmk gene encoding (d)CMP kinase, which yields MIITIDGPVASGKSSVAQALATRMGFYYLYTGLLYRAFAYLLKKKYDAEISQFLTCVGPCVVQPADLMMTAGIDYAYVDGKPRITIYGSAVVDELYHHDIDQLASIVSANKAVREALLPLQRHIGKRYDIIADGRDCGSVVFPDADYKFYLTASVDVRAQRVLNDAKRKNGDIDAAKIRQELEARDQRDMNREVAPLRIPEGAIVIDNSTLTFKETLDAFLQNIRG from the coding sequence ATGATTATTACGATTGACGGGCCGGTTGCCAGCGGTAAAAGCTCGGTGGCACAGGCTTTGGCCACGCGCATGGGTTTTTATTATTTGTACACTGGTTTGTTGTACCGTGCCTTTGCGTATCTCCTTAAAAAAAAATATGATGCTGAGATTAGTCAGTTTTTAACGTGCGTCGGGCCGTGTGTGGTACAGCCGGCTGATCTGATGATGACTGCCGGCATTGATTATGCGTATGTTGATGGTAAGCCACGGATTACGATTTATGGCTCTGCGGTTGTTGATGAATTATATCATCACGACATTGATCAGCTTGCATCAATCGTGAGTGCTAATAAAGCGGTTCGAGAGGCTTTGTTACCATTGCAGCGCCACATTGGCAAGCGGTACGATATCATTGCTGATGGTCGTGATTGCGGTTCGGTGGTATTTCCTGATGCCGATTATAAATTTTATCTAACAGCGTCTGTTGATGTTCGAGCCCAACGGGTTTTAAACGATGCAAAACGCAAAAATGGCGATATTGATGCAGCAAAAATTCGACAAGAACTTGAAGCGCGCGACCAACGCGATATGAATAGAGAAGTGGCTCCGCTCAGAATTCCTGAGGGAGCCATTGTTATTGATAATTCCACGTTAACGTTTAAAGAGACGCTTGATGCTTTTTTACAAAACATCCGCGGCTAA
- a CDS encoding PhoH family protein yields the protein MEETKKITSKPSNSKGECPIRLNRIFVLDTNVLLHDPKAIYAFKGVVVGIPFVVLEELDGFKKEVGEKGYNTREIIRTLDYLRSQGSLLEGVELKNGTEGAILRVFPTPDKVDFSQSLTSLSEQTFKDNLIIQTVQDLSNQNCEVTLVTKDINSRVKADVLGLNAEDYTKGQITYDSYYKGWVERIMPAKDLKDMNANRVLSIVSAQDLSPNEYIILESENNPENNRLFRFLGGNNCKEINPISILSSFRARNIQQLMALDLLMDDSIKIVSLLGPAGTGKTFLTLLAGLFKVAYEKQYRKLMVARPIVALGADVGYLPGDIQEKLHMWMQPVHDNLEFISSQLMRGNEEDLQMERERKPRWKKNKNHNHDRDQEQKHYQKRFQDTKFVEQLQQKGILSLEAITYMRGRSIPNQFVFIDEVQNLTPHEVKTLVSRAGEGTKVILAGDPFQIDSPYLDFTSNGLTVTTDKLKGSSLFGTAFLEKSERSELAQLAADVL from the coding sequence GTGGAAGAAACGAAAAAAATCACCTCAAAACCATCAAACTCAAAAGGTGAATGCCCAATTCGATTAAATCGCATCTTTGTGCTAGACACGAACGTCCTATTGCACGACCCCAAAGCAATTTACGCCTTCAAAGGAGTGGTCGTTGGCATCCCATTTGTAGTTCTTGAAGAGCTTGATGGCTTCAAAAAAGAAGTCGGGGAAAAAGGTTATAACACTCGTGAAATCATCAGAACATTAGATTATTTGCGTTCTCAGGGCAGTCTCCTTGAAGGAGTTGAACTCAAAAACGGCACCGAAGGCGCTATTTTACGAGTTTTTCCAACACCAGACAAAGTTGATTTTTCTCAAAGCCTGACCAGCTTGAGCGAACAAACGTTCAAAGATAATCTCATCATTCAAACGGTCCAGGACCTCAGCAACCAAAACTGCGAAGTAACACTGGTTACCAAAGATATCAATTCACGCGTTAAAGCGGACGTTTTAGGCCTGAATGCCGAAGATTATACCAAAGGCCAAATTACGTACGACAGTTACTACAAAGGCTGGGTAGAGCGCATCATGCCGGCCAAAGATTTAAAAGATATGAATGCCAACAGAGTCTTGAGCATTGTTTCAGCGCAAGACTTAAGCCCCAATGAATACATTATTTTAGAAAGCGAAAACAATCCTGAAAATAATCGCCTCTTCCGTTTTCTTGGTGGTAACAACTGCAAAGAAATCAACCCAATTAGTATTTTAAGCAGCTTTAGAGCACGCAACATTCAACAGCTCATGGCGCTTGATTTATTGATGGACGACTCAATTAAAATTGTCAGTCTCTTGGGCCCTGCCGGTACCGGTAAAACATTTCTTACGCTCCTTGCAGGCTTGTTTAAAGTTGCTTATGAAAAACAATATCGCAAACTCATGGTAGCTCGACCAATCGTAGCTTTGGGCGCCGACGTTGGTTATTTGCCTGGCGACATTCAAGAAAAACTCCACATGTGGATGCAACCAGTCCACGACAATCTCGAATTTATTTCAAGCCAACTCATGCGCGGCAATGAAGAAGATTTACAGATGGAGCGCGAAAGAAAACCACGTTGGAAAAAAAATAAGAACCACAATCACGATCGTGATCAAGAACAAAAACACTATCAAAAAAGATTTCAAGACACTAAATTTGTAGAGCAACTGCAACAAAAAGGCATCTTAAGCCTTGAAGCAATTACCTACATGCGTGGCCGCTCTATTCCCAATCAATTTGTATTTATTGACGAAGTACAAAACTTAACACCACACGAAGTTAAAACGCTGGTCAGCCGCGCGGGCGAAGGCACCAAAGTTATTTTGGCTGGCGATCCTTTTCAAATCGACTCACCATACTTAGATTTTACGAGCAACGGCCTGACCGTTACAACTGACAAACTGAAAGGCTCCAGCCTGTTTGGTACGGCATTTTTAGAAAAGAGCGAACGAAGTGAATTGGCTCAATTAGCCGCGGATGTTTTGTAA
- the thrS gene encoding threonine--tRNA ligase, whose protein sequence is MSEMNEQLHNLRHSAAHLLAHAVSELFPGTKMTIGPVTETGFFYDFLPVQNFKEEDLPRIEERMRELAKKDYKIIGSQVPKKDARERFKDNQFKLEIIDDVTDETVGVYGQGDFYDLCRGGHVNSTGKIKHFKLTSISGSYWRANREGIALQRITGIAFETKEDLDAYLQRLEEVKMYDHRRLGKELDLFSFHDEAPGMPFFHHKGLLVYNKLIEFIRSLLKKENQEIRTPLLMAEGLWKTSGHYDFYKDKMYFCTIDEQTDCVRPMNCPGSILIYKERPRSYRELPLRLTEFGYVHRFELSGVLHGLFRVRAFTIDDGHIYCMLDQVEDEVVKLLNFAAKVYQAFNFANIKMAISTRPEKYMGDDKDWEMATQALKSALDRNGVAYKIQEGEGAFYGPKIEIVIEDSMGREWQCGTVQVDFNLPINFDLSYIASDQSKKRPVIVHRAILGSVERFLGMVLEHCKGRLPFWIAPVQARILMISEHQNAYAKDVCEQLLAHGLRVELDTSGDKISAQIRRAQIDKMPWMLVLGKKEQEQNTVTLRLADGQQQGDLTVQDLYAKADALNAEQAE, encoded by the coding sequence ATGAGCGAAATGAACGAACAACTACACAATCTGCGTCATTCCGCAGCGCATTTACTGGCGCATGCCGTTAGTGAATTATTTCCGGGCACTAAAATGACTATCGGCCCGGTAACGGAGACCGGTTTTTTTTATGATTTCTTGCCTGTGCAAAACTTTAAAGAAGAAGACTTGCCGCGTATTGAAGAGAGAATGCGTGAGCTGGCAAAAAAAGATTATAAAATTATTGGCAGTCAGGTGCCCAAAAAAGATGCCCGCGAGCGTTTTAAAGATAATCAATTTAAATTAGAAATCATTGACGATGTTACCGACGAAACGGTTGGCGTATATGGTCAGGGTGATTTTTATGATTTGTGCCGCGGTGGGCATGTGAACTCAACTGGCAAAATTAAGCATTTTAAATTGACGAGCATTTCGGGTTCGTATTGGCGTGCAAACCGTGAAGGTATTGCGCTTCAACGAATTACGGGCATTGCGTTTGAAACCAAAGAAGATTTGGACGCTTATTTGCAGCGGCTTGAAGAAGTTAAAATGTACGATCATCGTCGCTTGGGCAAAGAACTGGATCTTTTCTCATTTCACGATGAAGCGCCAGGGATGCCATTTTTCCACCACAAAGGTTTGTTGGTTTACAACAAGCTTATTGAGTTTATTCGTTCGCTTTTAAAGAAAGAGAATCAGGAAATTCGTACGCCGCTGCTGATGGCAGAAGGTTTGTGGAAGACTTCTGGGCATTATGATTTTTACAAAGATAAAATGTATTTTTGTACGATTGATGAACAGACCGATTGTGTGCGTCCCATGAACTGCCCCGGCTCAATCTTGATTTACAAAGAGCGTCCACGTTCATATCGTGAGTTGCCGTTGCGCTTGACCGAGTTTGGTTATGTGCATCGCTTTGAATTGTCTGGCGTTTTGCATGGCTTGTTTCGCGTGCGTGCGTTCACGATTGATGATGGCCATATTTATTGCATGCTTGATCAAGTTGAAGATGAAGTGGTAAAGCTTCTTAATTTTGCCGCAAAAGTTTATCAAGCATTTAATTTTGCCAATATTAAAATGGCTATCTCAACACGTCCAGAAAAATATATGGGCGATGATAAAGATTGGGAAATGGCAACGCAAGCATTGAAAAGTGCGCTCGACCGCAATGGTGTAGCTTATAAAATTCAAGAAGGCGAAGGCGCTTTTTATGGTCCTAAAATAGAGATTGTGATTGAAGACAGCATGGGCCGTGAGTGGCAGTGTGGTACGGTGCAGGTAGATTTTAATTTGCCTATTAATTTTGATCTTTCGTACATCGCTTCTGATCAATCTAAAAAACGTCCGGTTATTGTGCATCGCGCTATCTTGGGTTCTGTCGAGCGCTTTTTGGGTATGGTTCTTGAGCATTGTAAAGGGCGGTTGCCATTTTGGATTGCGCCCGTCCAAGCGCGCATTTTAATGATTTCTGAGCACCAAAATGCTTATGCCAAGGATGTGTGTGAACAGTTACTGGCCCATGGGCTACGTGTTGAACTTGATACATCGGGCGATAAAATATCTGCACAAATTCGTCGAGCGCAGATTGATAAGATGCCGTGGATGTTGGTGCTTGGTAAAAAAGAACAGGAACAAAATACCGTTACGTTGCGTCTTGCCGATGGCCAGCAGCAGGGTGATTTGACCGTGCAAGATTTGTATGCGAAAGCTGATGCGTTAAATGCAGAGCAAGCCGAATAA
- a CDS encoding metallophosphoesterase, producing the protein MSDWSLPNIVRKSKSEVLKNLRAVTYEDFDEAAKEFVRQSALRLRAGNWLYDTLPTEDFLDGEVGDFKILEEAKAHRFFTPFVVKKIFEPGTRIAVIGDVHGDLESLVVILNDLQRQGLLDEEYHVIAEDFVIMFLGDYSNYMPHSVEVVRLLFYLHRVNFGKVFLMRGNHEYALCNKALYEQYATIGQQDLGERYSLIEEFAEKFGIYYYPDLLYWYDYLPLSYYIGCTNEKDSVTNFIKFSHSGIEIGFNPQQLLVTRDVRFELIEEINRHNALQKILTEKSLSHLHKRIKEVFSYLKKTPLKSLAATYTDKGVIYLNSAENLSAKKLGMHWNNFLTESEDSGFAASLKYQSLYFGKEITEYFLQNLSDGPGINIAAIMRSHQHFNDKDAAINFKSSMLDKLIENKGYVRQWDGMVHTVGDVGFTSGYNSYVIVQLEQALPEWSVTHFSKKNSEAVFKQTTQAMLG; encoded by the coding sequence ATGAGTGACTGGTCATTGCCCAATATCGTTAGAAAAAGTAAAAGTGAAGTGCTAAAAAATTTACGTGCGGTTACGTATGAAGATTTTGACGAGGCGGCAAAAGAATTTGTTCGGCAGTCTGCCTTACGGTTGAGGGCTGGCAATTGGCTTTACGATACATTGCCCACAGAAGACTTTTTGGATGGTGAGGTTGGTGATTTTAAGATCTTGGAAGAAGCAAAGGCGCATAGATTTTTTACGCCTTTTGTTGTTAAAAAGATTTTTGAACCGGGAACGCGCATTGCGGTGATTGGTGATGTGCACGGTGATCTTGAATCATTAGTTGTTATTTTAAATGATTTGCAACGCCAAGGTTTGTTAGACGAAGAATATCATGTGATTGCTGAAGATTTTGTGATCATGTTTCTTGGTGATTATAGTAATTATATGCCGCATAGTGTTGAAGTTGTGCGGCTTCTTTTTTATCTCCATCGCGTCAACTTTGGTAAAGTTTTTCTGATGCGTGGCAACCATGAATATGCGCTATGCAACAAAGCATTGTATGAGCAATATGCAACGATTGGGCAACAAGATTTGGGCGAGCGTTATTCATTAATCGAAGAATTTGCTGAAAAATTTGGGATTTATTATTATCCCGATTTGTTATATTGGTACGATTATTTGCCGCTATCGTACTATATTGGTTGTACTAACGAGAAAGATAGTGTTACTAATTTTATTAAATTTTCTCACAGCGGTATTGAGATAGGTTTCAACCCGCAGCAGCTTTTGGTAACGCGCGATGTGCGTTTTGAGTTGATTGAAGAAATTAATCGGCACAATGCATTGCAAAAAATTTTGACCGAAAAATCGTTAAGCCATTTGCATAAAAGAATTAAAGAAGTGTTTTCATATCTCAAAAAGACTCCGCTTAAAAGTTTGGCAGCAACGTATACGGACAAAGGTGTTATTTATTTAAATAGCGCTGAAAATCTCAGTGCCAAAAAGCTTGGTATGCATTGGAATAACTTTTTGACGGAAAGCGAAGATAGTGGCTTTGCTGCTTCGCTGAAATACCAAAGTCTTTATTTTGGTAAAGAAATTACTGAATATTTTTTACAAAATCTTTCAGACGGTCCTGGTATTAACATTGCGGCAATTATGCGTAGTCATCAGCATTTTAATGATAAAGATGCTGCCATTAATTTTAAAAGTTCAATGCTTGATAAACTTATCGAAAACAAGGGCTATGTGCGGCAATGGGATGGCATGGTGCATACGGTGGGCGATGTTGGTTTTACCTCTGGTTATAACAGTTACGTTATTGTCCAACTTGAGCAGGCATTGCCAGAATGGAGCGTAACGCATTTTTCTAAAAAAAATAGCGAGGCAGTTTTTAAGCAAACAACGCAAGCGATGCTTGGTTAA
- a CDS encoding phosphoglycerate kinase: MNGKSLKQLNVAQKRVFVRADLNVPLSDKVIVNDFRLTALLPTLDYLLENDAKVVLATHLGNPEALSRSNYFDENLSSSLLVEWFEKRGYHIIYEIDLLKAEAKSHTDRHAILLIENLRFFHGEKESKSANTFADLLKNLADCYVNDAFALMHRNDTSTTLLPQRFNTEDRSIGFLVEKELTMLTSIKEKPQQPYVMILGGNKVKDKIDLLKNILKRPRYAMPQSFLIGGAMAHAFLQAQGYHIGQSIVDMSAVEFARNFLHKADELQISINLPHDALVTFGDSYPTDYYNIDAIPSNGTIVDIGPGTIEMFSQDIAKATTIFANGTMGIYEDPAYAQGTSKILHAIANSQALSVIGGGDTVAAIFANNLQTEIDFLSTGGGATLAFIATDFAEQSLPGLKALL, from the coding sequence ATGAACGGTAAATCATTAAAACAACTTAATGTAGCTCAAAAGCGTGTTTTTGTACGCGCAGACCTCAATGTTCCTTTGTCAGACAAAGTCATTGTCAACGACTTCAGGCTTACCGCCCTTCTGCCAACGCTCGACTATTTACTCGAAAATGACGCAAAAGTTGTTTTGGCAACCCACCTGGGAAACCCAGAGGCGCTAAGTCGCAGTAATTATTTTGATGAAAATCTTTCAAGCTCGCTCCTGGTAGAATGGTTTGAAAAACGTGGCTACCACATAATCTACGAAATTGATCTTTTAAAAGCAGAAGCAAAAAGCCATACCGATCGACATGCTATTCTTTTAATAGAAAATCTACGCTTCTTTCATGGCGAAAAAGAATCAAAATCTGCCAACACCTTTGCCGACCTGCTCAAAAACCTTGCCGACTGTTACGTCAACGATGCGTTTGCGCTCATGCACCGCAACGATACCTCAACCACCCTGCTCCCGCAAAGATTTAATACTGAAGATCGTTCAATTGGTTTTCTAGTTGAAAAAGAGCTGACAATGCTGACCAGCATTAAAGAAAAGCCGCAACAACCGTACGTCATGATTTTAGGCGGCAACAAAGTAAAAGATAAAATTGATCTATTAAAAAATATTCTCAAACGACCACGCTACGCCATGCCTCAATCATTTTTAATTGGTGGTGCCATGGCGCACGCCTTTTTACAGGCGCAAGGCTACCACATTGGCCAAAGCATTGTTGATATGAGTGCGGTTGAATTTGCACGTAATTTTTTACACAAGGCCGATGAGCTACAAATCAGCATCAACCTACCTCACGATGCTCTGGTAACATTTGGCGATAGTTACCCAACAGATTATTACAATATTGATGCCATCCCAAGTAACGGTACTATCGTTGATATTGGTCCCGGCACTATAGAAATGTTTTCGCAAGATATTGCCAAAGCAACAACAATCTTTGCCAACGGCACAATGGGCATTTATGAAGATCCCGCGTATGCGCAAGGCACTAGCAAAATACTCCACGCAATCGCCAACAGCCAAGCACTGAGCGTAATTGGTGGGGGCGACACAGTCGCCGCAATTTTTGCCAACAACCTACAAACTGAAATCGATTTTCTTTCAACTGGCGGCGGGGCAACACTGGCGTTTATTGCCACCGATTTTGCAGAACAATCACTACCTGGCCTCAAAGCGCTGCTTTAA
- the rpiB gene encoding ribose 5-phosphate isomerase B, with translation MIKISIGADHRGFALKKHLIKHFQEYVWSDQGTMSGQQTDYPIYAQHVCKEVLSHAADFGILLCGSGIGMSIAANRFKGIYAALCWNEEIARAARCHDKANILILATDLTTPEQAVAIVTAWLGSAFKGEHYQKRLDMLDKF, from the coding sequence GTGATAAAGATTTCTATTGGTGCTGATCATCGCGGATTCGCACTTAAAAAACATCTGATCAAGCACTTTCAAGAATATGTCTGGTCAGACCAAGGAACAATGTCTGGCCAACAAACCGACTATCCAATTTACGCGCAACATGTGTGCAAAGAAGTTCTCTCGCATGCTGCCGATTTTGGCATCTTGTTGTGTGGCTCAGGGATTGGTATGTCCATCGCCGCCAATCGTTTTAAAGGTATTTATGCCGCACTATGTTGGAACGAAGAGATTGCACGTGCCGCTCGCTGCCACGATAAAGCAAATATCCTGATTTTAGCAACAGACTTAACCACGCCCGAACAAGCAGTTGCGATTGTCACGGCCTGGCTAGGCTCAGCATTTAAAGGCGAGCACTATCAAAAACGACTCGACATGCTCGATAAATTTTAA